In Phyllopteryx taeniolatus isolate TA_2022b chromosome 1, UOR_Ptae_1.2, whole genome shotgun sequence, the following proteins share a genomic window:
- the b3gnt7l gene encoding UDP-GlcNAc:betaGal beta-1,3-N-acetylglucosaminyltransferase 7, like, which produces MTMRSGRMFGGGELSKTGGGSVRAPVLAVTNKSGSILRASLRISTALGSRPASPLQRQHGPKEPRGHGVSAFCYPAAQGPRGTAREGVLETRDAKLREHHDGGARGSLGEPRSIALSTMEQLLRRNRLGLLKSLLSLSLFFASLLLLHKLKVPEKDNMGTYRRHAGWCGECFSSKKEDGKQTSTSHNHRMVPGAQRLSNRSAPFWDVQVLNCSEDAAVKTKDWFRRLDPRFHQFVLRRHCRYFPMLIDHPEKCTATDGGVHLLMVVKSVIEHHDRREAVRKTWGREHTAEGKTVKTLFLLGSPSVGKDAKNLQKLIEYEDQIYGDILQWDFMDTFFNLTLKEVNFLKWFDIYCAGVQFIFKGDDDVFVNTKNLLDLIAFKVEVHSETTLFVGDTISKAIPIRNRQSKYYIPRELFDKPYPPYVGGGGFLMSSMVARRLFVVSEDMELYPIDDVFLGMCLQSLRLSPEMHSGFRTFGITRRRVSPMNSEPCFYKNLIVVHKLSAQELLKMWSLVHHDELVCARRTSV; this is translated from the coding sequence atgacGATGAGGAGTGGGAGGATGTTTGGAGGAGGAGAGTTGAGTAAAACCGGGGGTGGGTCTGTGCGCGCGCCCGTGCTCGCAGTCACAAACAAGTCCGGGTCCATCCTACGTGCCTCGCTGCGTATTTCCACCGCTCTCGGAAGCCGACCTGCGTCCCCACTTCAGCGCCAGCATGGCCCAAAAGAGCCCCGGGGCCACGGTGTCAGCGCATTCTGTTATCCGGCGGCACAGGGCCCGCGGGGGACCGCGAgagagggcgtgctggagacgaGAGACGCAAAGTTGAGGGAACATCACGATGGTGGCGCAAGGGGAAGCCTCGGAGAGCCGCGGTCCATCGCACTGAGCACCATGGAGCAGCTTCTCCGGAGAAACCGTCTGGGTCTGCTGAAGTCCCTGCTGAGCCTCTCCCTGTTCTTCGCCTCCCTTCTCTTGCTCCACAAGCTCAAAGTTCCCGAGAAGGACAACATGGGCACGTATAGGAGGCACGCCGGTTGGTGCGGGGAGTGTTTTTCGTCCAAGAAGGAGGACGGCAAGCAGACTTCTACGAGCCATAACCACCGGATGGTTCCGGGCGCGCAGCGGCTTTCCAACCGAAGCGCTCCGTTCTGGGACGTGCAGGTGCTGAACTGCAGCGAGGACGCTGCGGTGAAAACAAAGGACTGGTTCCGGAGGCTGGACCCGAGGTTTCACCAGTTCGTCCTGCGCCGCCACTGCAGGTACTTCCCGATGCTCATCGATCACCCGGAGAAGTGCACGGCCACGGACGGAGGGGTGCACCTCCTTATGGTGGTCAAGTCCGTCATTGAGCACCACGATCGGCGCGAGGCGGTGCGTAAAACCTGGGGTCGGGAGCACACAGCGGAAGGGAAGACCGTAAAGACCCTCTTTCTTTTGGGGAGTCCTTCCGTTGGCAAAGATGCCAAGAACCTGCAGAAGCTGATCGAATACGAGGACCAGATCTACGGGGACATCCTGCAGTGGGATTTCATGGACACCTTCTTCAACTTGACCCTGAAAGAGGTCAACTTTCTCAAATGGTTCGACATCTACTGCGCGGGCGTGCAGTTTATATTCAAAGGGGACGACGATGTGTTTGTGAACACCAAGAACCTGCTGGACCTCATCGCCTTCAAAGTGGAGGTGCATAGCGAGACCACCCTGTTTGTGGGGGACACCATTTCCAAGGCCATTCCCATCCGGAACAGACAGAGTAAATACTACATCCCCAGGGAGCTCTTTGATAAGCCATACCCTCCTTATGTGGGTGGAGGGGGGTTCCTCATGTCCTCAATGGTGGCCAGGAGACTCTTCGTGGTCTCCGAGGACATGGAGCTGTACCCCATTGACGACGTCTTTTTGGGCATGTGCCTGCAGAGCCTCCGTCTGAGCCCGGAGATGCACTCTGGCTTCAGGACCTTCGGCATCACCAGGCGCCGGGTGAGTCCCATGAACAGCGAGCCGTGCTTTTACAAGAACCTCATCGTGGTGCATAAACTGAGCGCCCAGGAACTCCTCAAGATGTGGAGCCTGGTGCACCACGACGAACTGGTTTGTGCACGGAGGACCTCTGTATGA
- the dffb gene encoding DNA fragmentation factor subunit beta: protein MRYLAILARLLTDGLNREHVDENASTDRQEDAKRSGQMFALFGESRPFKIRSLHANKKYGVAASDLKELLKKGCSLFELPLSGAHVCLYADGTKVTKEFFATLSDNTELVLLGKDQSWGGAACDIAQLLSSDRHATGLVRAAKGLLSDEKSLKRRKILSDLLRNLEDRSELESRDEDEDWFRGVEARFKTKSAYLKYNCEKRIRSYMKELDEATKSARKAKVRVECLQASESILEMLKSDKFNGRYFDRTQKETHRLCTREGWFTCQGSFDQTKCASLHSINPYGSRESRIVFSTWNLDHRIEKKRTIIPALMEALQNHTSEDINLTYFYRLLFTRDNLKLVHIVCHKKGAHKLECDPNKIFKRVNRKRRGKKMRLK, encoded by the exons ATGAGGTATCTAGCTATATTAGCACGTCTTCTCACGGATGGCCTGAATCGAGAACATGTTGACGAAAATGCGAGCACTGACCGACAAGAAGACGCAAAGAGAAGCGGCCAAATGTTTGCGCTTTTCGGGGAAAGCAGGCCTTTTAAAATCAGGAGCCTCCACGCAAACAAAAAGTACGGAGTTGCAGCGAGCGACCTGAAGGAGTTGCTTAAAAAGGGTTGCAGCTTATTCGAG TTGCCACTTTCTGGTGcacatgtttgtttgtacgcTGACGGCACAAAGGTGACAAAAGAATTCTTCGCAACTTTGTCTGACAACACAGAACTTGTTCTCCTCGGTAAAGATCAGTCATGGGGCGGAG CTGCGTGCGACATTGCCCAGTTGCTGAGCTCGGACCGGCACGCCACAGGCCTCGTCCGGGCGGCCAAGGGCCTCCTCTCGGATGAGAAATCTCTCAAGAGGCGCAAAATACTGAGCGACCTTCTCCGGAACCTGGAAGACCGGTCTGAGCTGGAGAGCAGAGATGAGGACGAAGACTGGTTCAGGG GTGTGGAAGCTCGCTTCAAGACCAAGTCGGCCTACTTGAAGTACAACTGTGAAAAGAGGATAAGAAGCTACATGAAAGAG TTGGATGAAGCCACGAAATCCGCGAGGAAGGCTAAAGTCCGAGTAGAGTGTTTGCAGGCGTCAGAGAGCATCTTGGAGATGCTGAAGTCAGACAAATTCAACGGCCGCTACTTTGACCGCACTCAAAAGGAGACGCATCGACTGTGTACGCGAGAAGGCTGGTTCACCTGCCAG GGCTCCTTCGACCAGACAAAGTGTGCATCGCTCCACTCCATCAATCCGTACGGCAGCAGAGAGAGCCGCATCGTGTTCAGCACTTGGAATTTGGACCACAG GATTGAAAAAAAGCGGACAATAATTCCTGCCCTCATGGAAGCGCTGCAGAATCACACAAGCGAAGACATCAATTTGACCTACTTCTACAGACTGCTGTTCACACGGGACAATCTGAAGCTGGTCCACATCGTGTGCCACAAGAAGGGAGCCCACAAGCTGGAGTGTGACCCAAACAAAATCTTTAAAAGAGTAAACAGAAAGCGCCGGGGGAAGAAGATGCGCTTGAAATGA
- the c1h1orf174 gene encoding UPF0688 protein C1orf174 homolog → MHKMPGQLNDLKHKKRKNISEATPPPKGSTTRRKCMKSQKTHSTAESSSAGGADNKVAGDAERASRISCECLQSTGRRRCSASPLLDGQEGKENTVRAALLLDTCAWYDVQDRSEPEDMDCEETDKNMFPDDDSNQILPVEQFFGNLDAVQDFPQRTSATSSRHNKQHRRRHYVAREDSDEDEEEAGLPQGDSGGTL, encoded by the exons ATGCACAAG ATGCCCGGTCAACTCAACGATTTAAAGCACAAAAAGAGGAAGAACATCTCTGAGGCCACACCCCCCCCAAAG GGTTCTACCACAAGGAGGAAATGCATGAAAAGTCAGAAGACTCACTCTACAGCAGAGAGCAGCTCAGCGGGTGGCGCTGACAACAAAGTGGCCGGTGACGCAGAGCGAGCGTCTCGCATCAGCTGCGAGTGTCTCCAGTCCACTGGCAGGCGGCGATGCTCAGCATCTCCTCTGCTGGACGGACAGGAGGGAAAAGAGAACACGGTGAGGGCGGCCCTGTTGCTGGACACCTGCGCATGGTACGATGTACAGGACAGGTCCGAGCCTGAGGACATGGATTGTGAAGAAACGGACAAAAACATGTTCCCTGATGACGACAGCAACCAGATTCTTCCTGTGGAGCAGTTCTTTGGAAATCTGGATGCTGTACAG GATTTTCCTCAAAGAACATCAGCGACTTCCTCccgtcacaacaagcagcacagGCGGCGGCATTACGTCGCTCGAGAGGACAGCgacgaggatgaggaggaggcggGCCTCCCCCAAGGGGACAGCGGCGGCACTTTGTAA